CAGGTCGCCATCGACAACGTGGGTGCCGCGCGGGACATGGTGCAGCACCTGCTCGACCAGGGGTGCCGTCGTATCGCGGCCGTCGGTACGCCGGAGTCGCCCAGTGGTTCGAGCGGCGCCGGCACCCTCGGCGGCTCGGCCACCATCGCCGGTACGGCGGCAGCCCGGCTCCGGACCACCGGCTACCACCAGGCGCTGGCAGACGCCGGCATCGAGCCCGACCCCGAACTGGAGGTCGCCCTCGATCGATGGAGTCCGGACGGCGCCAACCTCGTGGTCAGCCGGTTCCTCGCCGGCCATGAGCCACCGGATGCGTTCTTCTGCTTCACGGACTCGATCGCGATCGGCACGCTGTCGGCACTGTGGGCCGCGGGCGTCGCCGTACCGGACAAGTGTCTGGTCGCCGGCTTCGACAACATCCTGGAGAGCCAGTACGCCGTACCGCCGCTGACCACGATCGACTTCGACCGGCGGGCTTTCGTCCACTCGGCCCTGGAACTGCTCGCCGAGCGGATGGCCGACAAAGACGCGGTACCACGGCGGGTCCTGATCCCGCACCGCGTCGTCGCTCGCGCCAGCACGACTCGGTAAATCCGGAGTGGTAAAGCGATCATTTGTCCGCAAACGTTTGCGTCGGCGATTGCATCCATTGTGAAGCGCTTCTTCGCGCGGATTCCGGGGGCCGGCACCTGGTTCGACGACGCATTCGACGACAGCTCTTCGGCCGATAGTGTTGCCATTCTCACGCCGATAGCTGCCACGATAGCGATCTCGGGTTCATCAGCGCCTGCGGCACCTTCCGCACCGGTTGGATCGCGCCCGGCATCGTTTCCAGTTTTCCCACGGCAAATCAGCGAAGGAATTGCCGGGTCCAGGTTTCGGTGGTCGGCACTGCGATGGACAACAGTTTCGCCTACCGGGATTCCCGTGACGATCCCTTGAAATGATCGGCACCGTGAGCAAGGCTTCTCCGATCACCTTTGCGTCGTGAGGAGCGGGGTGTGCCAACTGTGCGCAGGTCTGCGCAGTGAGGATGTTGCGCGGCACTGTGGGCAGTTGTGTGTTCTGTCAACCAATGCCCGGGGGAACGAGAAGGGGGAACAGTGTCAGCGATGAAGCAGCTCGCCGAGCAGTGCCGTGGTGTGAGGAGTCACGGCACGACGCAACTCGGTAGGGCTTCGATCCAACCCGCGGTCTGTACCGGCATCCACGAGGTGAGCTCGTCGACACCGTCCGGACGGCCGCGCCGAGTCGCGGTGCTGAGGCTGAGCAACGGTCTCACCACCACGCTGCGTCTGGCTGAGGGTGCTCCGGCACCCGATCGTGGCGCGACAGTGTTCGTCCAGGGTGGCCGCGGGATGGGCGACCAGCCCGCATCAGGTGGGGTCACCCTCGCGTCGGGACTGACCAGCTGAAGTCAGTGGCTCGCCGGTCTCAGGTCAGCGCCGAGCTGGGACCGGCAAGCCTCTGGAACGGCTATTCCTCCTCCTCCGGGACCTCGCGGATCTCGATCGGGGAGTACGGCGCCTCCGGCAGCCTGGCGGCGATCTCGGTCGCCCGGTCGAGGCTGCACTCGAGCAGGTAGTAGCCCGCGAGCACCTCCTTGGACTCGGTGAAGGGTCCGTCCGTCACCGTCGACACACCGTCGTGGAGCTGGACGATCCGCGCGTTCCGCGTGGTGAGGCCGTGCGACTCGATGAACTCACCGGCCGCCTTGGTCTCCTCGAACAGCTCCCGGTGCCGTTCCATCACCGCATCCATCCCGTCGGCCTTCAACGCGGCCCAGGTCTCGTCGTTGCCGTAGATCAGCAACATGTACTTCATCTGCTCTCCTCCATCGGCCGGCTGTACCGGCGCATCGGCTGGTTGCACCGGCGACGTCGGAGCCGGCAGGTCTACTTCGACATGATGGCCTCCTGCCAGATCAACTTGGCCACGTTCGGCTTCACCGCGGTGGTGATGACCGCCATCGTCCGCCGGACGTAGGTGTCCTCGCTCAACTGCGCCAGCATCGCCGCCGCCAGATCCTCCCGGGCGGTGAACAAACCGTCGGCCTGGTCCTCGGCGACCTCGTACCGCGTGACCGCCTGGTTGCTGAACAGCCCCGACGGCCGCGCGATCGTCCAGTCGAGCCCACTGGCACGGACGAGCTCTTCCATCCGGCGCATGTCGTCGTGGGTGGTCCTGACGACGATGCGGTTCACCAGTGGATCCAGGACGTGGTTGAAGAAGAAGGCGTTGCTCGGCCGCCAGCCGGGCTCGAGGATCACCGAGCTCACCACGAGCAGTCGCTTCACGCCGTACTCGTGCATGGCGTCGACGATGCTGCCGGCCGCGGTCGAGTAGAGGCTGACCGGCTGCCGGCTCGGCTTGCCGCCGACCACTGAGAAGACCGCGTCGCTGCCGGCCACGGCCGCCCGAACCGCAGCCCGATCAGCCACATCGGCCTGTACTACGGTCAGTCCCGCGCGTGGCCGCACCTTCTCGGGGTGGCGAACCGCGGCCACCACCTCGTGACCGGCGGCCAGTGCTTGCTCGACCAGTTCGCGGCCGGTCGAACCGGCCGCGCCGAAGACGACGATGCGCATCTCACTCCCTTGCTGCCCCGGACGATCCGGTGACGTCCTTGACACTGCGCGGGGGAGGAGACAATATTCAACGCTGATGAATAAATCCCGAGGACGACCACGCGGCAACCCGGACACCAGGGCGCGGATCGCGGAGGTGGCCTACGACCTGTTCCTCGAGCACGGCTACCGCGGTACGACGGTCCGCCGGGTCGCGGCCGCCGCGGACGTGGATTCGGCGTTGATCAGCTATCACTTCGGGTCGAAGCAGGGGTTGTTCGGCGAGGCGATGCAGTTCCGCTGCGGGAAGTCGCCGGCGATGGCGCGTGCGATGCAGGGCGACCAGGCGGGGTTCGCCGATCGGCTGCTCGAGGCGGTGCTCGAGATGTGGGCCGACACCGAGCCGCTGGCCGAGCTGACCAGGATGGCACCGCAGGACACCGACGTACTCCAGGTGCTGCAGGAGTTCCTCGAACGGGAGATCCTCGGCCGCATTGCTGAATTTCTCCGCGGCCCCGACGCGACCGACCGGGCCACCGCGGCCGTCGCCGTCATCGGCGGCCTGATCTTCACCCGCTACCTGAACCCCCTCCGCCCGGCCGCCGCCCTGACCGACGCCGACGTACGCCGAATCCTCGCCCCAGCACTCCGAGCCGCCCTCAACCCACCACGCACCCGCCGACCGCTCAACGCCTGACAACTCGGCGGCCGCGGCAAGCCCCGGACGGGCTCATTCCGGGCAAGCCCCAGACGGTTCCTTCCCGGCAACCCGGACAGGCTCCTGCCCGGGTTGCCGGGCAGGAGCGGTTTCCTTCGGGGATCTGCCGGGGTGGTCAGGCCCAGGTGGCGCCGGCGGGGGCGCGGACCGTGGTGTTGAGCCGGTTGAACAGGTTGGTCAGGCTGATCATCAACACGATCGCGGCCAGTTGCGACTCCTCGAAGTGCTTCGCGGCCTCGGCCCAGATCTCGTCGGTCACGGCGTCGGGCCGGTCGGCGAGCCGGGTCGCCGCTTCCGCCATCGCCAGTGCGGCCCGCTCCGCGTCGGTGAACAGGTCGGACTCACGCCACGCGACGACCTGGTGCAGGCGCTCGTCGGTCTCGCCGTTCTTCTTGGCCGAGTGGATCCCACCGAAGATGCAGGCACTGCAGCCGTTGATCTGGCTGGCCCGCAGGTGGACCAGTTCCAGCACTGTCGCCGGCGCCCCGCTCTTGTACATCGCCTTGTAGATGTTCTGGATCCCCGTCATCGCGTCCGGCAGGATCTCCGCGGGGTTCTTCATCCGTGCAGTCATTCTCGTACTCCCTGGTTCGTCTGAGCTTGCACTGCACTGACGGATCGGCCGCGGAAGATGTGACACAACTTCTCCGGCGAAGTGCGCATCGAGTCAGATGTGAAGCAGATCAACAGATGGCAGCCCTCATCGCTGCGCAGACTGACCGTGACCGCCGCGCTGGCTGTGACCCTGTCGGCGTTCGCCGTGCCGGCCCTCGTCGTTCCAGCCCACGCCGCAACGACCGCCGACCCGGCACCGACCGGTGTCACCGTCGCCTGGGCCGACGCGGCACACACCCTGATTCGCGTGACCTGGAAGGAAACGGGATCCCAGCCGAACGTGATCACCTCCCAGTCGCCACTGGGTGGATCAGAGAAGCGGTACACGACCGCCACCGCGCCGAACCAGGTCGACGTACCGGCCGCCGGTCTCGCCACCACCGCACCCGGGCAGGCCGCAGTACGGATCGCTGTGTTCGTGGGTACGGAAGCCGGCGGGACCACCAGCCCGGCTGGGCTTTCCGCGCCGTTCGACACCCTGGATGGGCCGAAGGCGTTGATCGACTCGATCGCTCCTGTTGCCGCGGGCAAGTTCCTGGTGAAGTGGCATCCGGCGGTGGTGACCGACCCGAACCCGGGCGACCCGCTCGACCTGCCGGCCGTCGCACCGCAGTACGAGATCCGGGCGAACTACAACAACTTCAACGACTACGCGGTCGTGGCGCCGAAGACCACCGCGACCACGGCAACGTTCACTCAGCTCACCGGGCCGTCCTTCCGGTTCTCCGTCTTCACCTACAACGAGTGGGGGATCCAGTACTCCGACACTCAGCGAATCGACTACGAGAAGTGGGTCCGGGCGCTCATCCCGGCAGCCGCCGACTACGGCACGCTCACGACCATCACGGGGACGATCGAACGATGGAAGCAGGCCTGCGATCCGGGGCCGTGTTGGTCGATGCCGATGTCGGAGGACCCGCGTCCCGTCGTACTGCAGGCGCGCGCCACGACCGCGTCGGCGTGGTACACCGTCGGCAGTACGAAGACCGATGCCGTGGGCAACTTCAAGATCTCACCTCCCACGCTGGGCAGCCGGCAGTACCGGATCGTCGTACCGGACTTCTTCAACCATGAAGGCTTCGGCTACGGCTTGGTCAGCAACACCGTCACCACGGCAGCCCGGCCGCGGGTCAGTGGCCGGTTCCTGGATCCGACGGCCGGCTACGGCCAGAAGGTCACTGCGCACGTGGCGATCGCTCCACCTGCGTCCGTGCCGTCGACGCTCCAGCGATGGGACGGGACAGCGTGGCGCAACCTCAAGTACGTCCAGCTCACCAAGGGCGCCGGCAACTACACCTTCACCGCCACCCAACGCGGCCGCGTCGCCTACCGCTTCCTGGTCCCCGCCTTCACCTACGCCGGCCGCTCCCTGACCTGGCAGGTCTCCAACACCTTCGTCCTCACCACCAGCTAGTTGAGCCTGCGACAGCAGGCGAATGCGGCTCTGTAGTTGAATTCGGCAACCACTACGAATGGTTGCCGATCGCACCCGTCGAGTTATTGACAGGCCGGATTCGGTGACATAACGTCAGTTTCAGTTACGAATTGTGATCGGCGAATGCGGCCTCTCTGGACTGCTGCCGGTCGAACGGGGTGCGAACGCGTCATCAACTCGCGGCAGGACTGGGGATTCCTGCCGATGGCGGTCTCCCGATGTCCTGTTGCCGGCCCCTGCCCGGCCCTCGAGATGTCGTCCGGTGAGCCACGGACCCTCCTCCGCGAAAACAGCAGTGCGACTCGCCACGCCTCCTGTCGGATCAGGGTGGCTCATCGACGGATTCGAGGAATCGATCATGAAGTTCTTCAGGTATTGGCCGGCCGGGGGCCGCTGGCGACTGAGCGCGCTGGCGGTCGCGGCGGCGGTCGCAGTCTCCGGGGGTGGCTTCCTGGTCACCGGACGAGACGCGCAGGCCGCGGCCGTCGTGGTGCCGCTGGGCACTGCGCGGAGTTTCGTGGTCCTCGCAGGGGCGGGGATCACCAACACCGGGGCGACCACCCTGAACGGCGACATCGGCAGCTTCCCCAACCCGGCCATCACCGGCACCGGGACGATGACGATCACCGGCGTGAACCACGCCGGGGACAGCGTCACCCAAGGGGCGAAGGACGACCTGGTCACGGCGTACGACGTCGCGGCGGGGGAGAAGCCGCCGTCGCCGATCACGGACGACCTGGGTGGCAAGACGCTGACCCAGGGTGTCTACAACTCCGCCGGTTCGATCGGGTTGACCGGGACACTCACCCTGGATGCCGAGGGCGACGCGGGGGCGGTCTTCGTCTTCCAGGCCGGATCGACGCTCACCACGGCCTCCAGCAGTCGCGTGCTGCTGACCAACGGCGCCCGGTCCTGCAACGTGTTCTGGCAGATCGGCAGCTCGGCGACGATCGGTACCGCGACAAGCTTCCGCGGCACCATCCTGGCGCTGACCTCCATCACCCTGCAGACCGGAGCCACCGCGATCGGCCGCATGCTGGCCCGCAACGGCGCCGTCACCATGGACACGAACACCATCACCAGACCAAGGTGCACCCCCACCCCGCCCACCAGCCCACCCACGTCACCGCCAACCTCGCCGCCCACAACACCACCGACTTCGCCGCCCACGACCCCGCCGACAACCCCACCCACAACACCGCCGACGACCCCGCCAACCACACCTCCGACGACCCCGCCAACCACACCACCGACAACACCTCCAACCACCCCGCCAACCACACCACCGACAACACCTCCGACCACCCCGCCGACGACGCCGCCAACTTCTCCGCCAACTTCTCCGCCCACGACTCCGCCGACAACACCACCCACGTCGCCGCCCACCTCGCCGCCCACGACACCGCCGACGTCGCCGCCCACGACCCCTCCGACCTCACCGCCGACGTCCCCACCGACGTCACCGCCCACCTCGCCGCCGACGGTCTCGCCGACGCCTCCGCAGGTGACGAAGACGCCGCGTGGTCCGGTCGGCACGGGTGACGCCTCCGGCTGGTCGATGTGGCTGATCGAGCCTCCGTTGAGCCTGTGGTTCAACTGGATCACGCCGGTCACGCCGTGAGAACCGGCGCAGTGGCTCTGCTCGTCGCCGCGACCCTCGCACTGGCCGGTTGTAGTACTGAGCCGGGCACGGGGCCGACTCAAGCCGGCCGGACCTGGGCCGACGATCTGTCGGGCGAGCCCACTGCGCCGACCACCGTCCTCACGCCCACTCCAAAAGCACTCACCGGCAGCCGGTCGACGGGCACACCTCAACGCACGACGACCGGAACCACCCCAGTACGCCGCCCGGCGTCGCCCACCAACCCGTCCCAGCCACTACCCCCCGGTCTGGGACACCGGTGGCCGACTCCGATGCGGCCGTCCACCCCGATCCGGGTTGTCATCCCCGCGATCGGGGTGGATTCGGGCCTGATCCGGCTCGGCCTGAAATCCAACGGCGGTCTGCAGGTGCCGCCGGACGGATTCCCGGCCGGCTGGTTCACCGGTGGGCCGACACCGGGCGAGAAGGGGCCGGCGGTCGTCCTCGGCCACGTCCACTGGGCCGGCCGGCCGGGCGTCTTCGCCAGGCTGCGCGGCCTGCAGCCGGGCGACAAGATCACGATGACCCGGCAGGATCGCTCGGCGGCCGTGTTCCGGGTGGTCACGGTCAGGCAGTATCCGAAGTCGACCTTCCCGAGCGCGGCCGTGTACGGCGATCTCGACCACGCGGGTTTGCGGCTGATCACCTGCGGCGGTCTCGACCGGATTTCCGGTAAGTACGAGGCCAACCTCGTCGTCTTCGCCGACCTGATCGGCTAGCTGTCCACGGCCGTCAGCAGGACGACCGGGCGGCCCGCAGATCTTGTTCCAGACGGTCTTCGACCGAGACGGACAGATCGGAGTACTGGCCGGTGAGGCAGATCGGACCGGTGTAGTTCTGGGCCGCGAGTTGGCGGAAGACCGCCGACCAGTTCGCGAGGCCGTCGGTGGCCTGGACGAACCAAGGCTTCCAGGCCCCACCGATGTCGCCCGTCGCGTCGGTTCGTGTGTAGATCACGTTCTTCAGGTTGACCATCGCCAAGCGGTCGGCGACCAGAGGCAGCGTGACCGCCGGGTCGTCGCCGGCGAGGATGTCGTGAGCGGCGTCCCAGATCACCCGAAAGCGCTCTCTGGGCAATCCGTTCAGCAACTGGAGCACGCCGAGCGACGACGCCACGAACCGCCCATGGTGCTGCTGAACCCCGACCTGTACGCCGTACTGCTCGGCGAACCCGGCTACCTCTTCCAACCGTTCCCGCGTACGCCGAACCGACGCCGCGTAGCCGTCGTCGCCGAGCGGCGCCATGATCCGGATCAGCGGCACACCCGCTTCGGCGCAGGCCGAGAACACGCTCTCTGACAGCTCACTGGCGATACTGATCGGCTCGACTCCCTCGGCACGCAGTTGCCCGACGAACTTCGGTAACTCCGCTTCGGCGCTCGCTGGCGTGACGTAGGCGGTGTCCCTGACCGGGATCTCGGCCCCCGTGAAGCCGAGACCCGCGACCAGCCGCCCGAGTTCGTTGCCGGGGAGACCGGCCCAGGGTTTGGTGAAGACGGACCACAGATATCGAGTCATAGGTCAGCGGCCTCCGAGCCCGCTCATGGTGATGCCTTCGGCGAACCAGCGCCGCGAGGCCAGTTCGGTGTTCATCTGTGACTCCGGCCGGGGCGGTCGGTTTGAACATGGTGTGGCGGGACAGCTCGGTGTTCATCGGCGACTCCTCAGCTGAAAAGCAGGTCGATCGACTCGGCGCGGATCCGCTCCTCGTCGACTAGGACGCCAAGACCGGGCGCGGTGGGGACCGTGGCGACGGCCTTGGTGACGGTGAGACCTTCGACGTACAGGTCGGCGAGCAGCTCCGGGCCGTTGAGTTCGGCCGGAAGTGCGAGTTCGAGCTGGCTGAACAGGTGCAAGGCGGCGGCGAATCCGATACCGCAGTCGGTGAGTCCACTCGCGAGAATCTCCAGACCGCTGGAGAGCGCTACCTGAGCGGTCTTGAGCGCGTTCCGCAGGCCGCCGGACTTGCAGATCTTCACCACGACGAGATCGGCCGCCTGGAGCTGGATCGCCCGGGCCAGATCCTGGGCGGTGAAGCTCCCCTCGTCGATCGCGATCGGCAGGTCGATCAGCCCGCGCAGCCGCTGCATCGCCAAGGTGTCGGTGCTCGGCACCGGTTGCTCGACGCAATGGATCGTCCCGACGTCGCGCGTCCGGTCGAGCAGGTGCTTGAGGGCGCTCGGCCGGTAGGACTGGTTCGCGTCCAGCCACAGCGGTTTCGCTCCGGCTACCTCGGCCACCGCCTCGATCGCCGCGGCATCCACATCGGGATCGCCACCGATCTTCACCTTGTACGCCGAATAGTCGGCCGACTGCTGCGCATGCTCCCGGACGACCTCGGCTGCCCCGACGCCGATCGCAGAACAGAGCGGGATCTCGTCGTACACCTTGCCACCGAGCAACGCATGAACCGGTACGCCGGCCAGCTTGCCGGCCGCGTCATGCATCGCCAGGTCGACGGCGGCCCGGGCGAAGGGAAACCCGTTCGACACTGACGGGCTGAGCCGCTTGCTCGCGGTCGAGTGGAACAACTCGACATCGAAGGGTGTCAGCTCCAGCAGGATCGGCTCGAGGTGCCGCTTGATCACCACGGCGATCGTCTCGGCGGTCTCGTAGCTCCAGCTGGGGAGCGCCCTCTGCTCTCCCCACCCGACCACGCCGTCCTCGGTCGTCAGCTTCACGAACACGACCGCCGTCGCCTGATCCACAACCTGGTCGGGGGAGCCGACGGCACCGCTGCCGAGCACGAATTTCCGCGCGAACGGCACGGCAACGGGAAAGACCTCGACCGACCTGATCCTGGACGTTTCGGCGGTCATGCGGCGATCGACCAAACTGCTGGATCGACGAAGCTCGGGCCACGGATTCCGTCATCCAGCCACTTGACGACATCAGCGAGTACGTAACCGGCCAGTGCGAGATGCCCTTCGGTGGTGTCACCCGCGATGTGCGGAGTCAGCAACAAGTTGCTCGCAGCAAGCACTTCCGGCCCGAACTCCGGCGGCTCCGGGTCGTAGACATCCAGCGCCGCGAACAACCGCCCGTCAAGACACTGCTCCAAGAGCGCTTCCTGATCGATCGCCGGACCGCGCGAGGAGTTCACCACGATCGCCTGGTCCGGCAGCTGCTCGATGAGTTTGCGCGTCACCAGCCCCCGCGTCTCGGGAACGTCCGGAACATGGATCGACACGAACCGGCACCGCAGCGCCTCTTCCAGCGACGCGATCCGTACGCCGAGCTGCTTCGCCCGTTCGTCGCTCAAGTAGGGGTCGTAGACGAGCACGTCACAACCGAAAGGTTTGAGCAGAGTGATCAGCGCACGCGCAGTCGAACTCGCACCGAGGATGCCGACCGACTGGCCAGCCAGTTCACCGCCTCGGAACGTGCTCTGTTTCCACCCACCTTGGCGAACGGCTTGGTCGAACCGGGAAAGCCGCCGGACCAAGGTGAGCATCGAGGCCAAGCAGTACTCGCCGACCGACCAGGCGATCCGTGGTCCGGCCGAGAACACCGCGACCCCCTGCTCGAGAATCGCCGGATCGATCAGCTTCTTCACCGACCCGGCCGCATGCGCAACCACCTTCGGCCCCGCGCCGCCGGACCACCAGGCCTTCTCGAGCTGCGGCGTACCCCAGCTGGTCAGTACGACGTCGCAGCCCACCACGAGCTTCTCCACGGCGGCCGGAGAGAGATCTGCGCCGGCCCAGCTGACCTCGAACCGGTCGTCGAGCAACTGCCGGGCATCGGGTCCGCAGACATCGGCGACCCGGTCCGGCGTCATCACCACGGCTAGCTTCGGCAAGCTGACTCCTCGATCGACGGGGGGTTCGGCACCCCTGACGGTATGCGCTTTCCGTTATGCTCGTCCAAGCCCGTTTCCGCATCGATCGATACCGTGAGGGCATCGCATGGACCTCTCCCTCCAGCAGTTGAAGGGATTTGTCGCGGTCGCCGAGGAACAGCACTTCGGCCGTGCCGCCGAGCGGCTGTCGATGACCCAGCCACCGCTGACCCGGCAGATCCAGGGCCTGGAGCGCTCTCTCGCG
The Kribbella voronezhensis DNA segment above includes these coding regions:
- a CDS encoding mandelate racemase/muconate lactonizing enzyme family protein, which gives rise to MTAETSRIRSVEVFPVAVPFARKFVLGSGAVGSPDQVVDQATAVVFVKLTTEDGVVGWGEQRALPSWSYETAETIAVVIKRHLEPILLELTPFDVELFHSTASKRLSPSVSNGFPFARAAVDLAMHDAAGKLAGVPVHALLGGKVYDEIPLCSAIGVGAAEVVREHAQQSADYSAYKVKIGGDPDVDAAAIEAVAEVAGAKPLWLDANQSYRPSALKHLLDRTRDVGTIHCVEQPVPSTDTLAMQRLRGLIDLPIAIDEGSFTAQDLARAIQLQAADLVVVKICKSGGLRNALKTAQVALSSGLEILASGLTDCGIGFAAALHLFSQLELALPAELNGPELLADLYVEGLTVTKAVATVPTAPGLGVLVDEERIRAESIDLLFS
- a CDS encoding TetR/AcrR family transcriptional regulator, whose amino-acid sequence is MNKSRGRPRGNPDTRARIAEVAYDLFLEHGYRGTTVRRVAAAADVDSALISYHFGSKQGLFGEAMQFRCGKSPAMARAMQGDQAGFADRLLEAVLEMWADTEPLAELTRMAPQDTDVLQVLQEFLEREILGRIAEFLRGPDATDRATAAVAVIGGLIFTRYLNPLRPAAALTDADVRRILAPALRAALNPPRTRRPLNA
- a CDS encoding YciI family protein yields the protein MKYMLLIYGNDETWAALKADGMDAVMERHRELFEETKAAGEFIESHGLTTRNARIVQLHDGVSTVTDGPFTESKEVLAGYYLLECSLDRATEIAARLPEAPYSPIEIREVPEEEE
- a CDS encoding carboxymuconolactone decarboxylase family protein yields the protein MTARMKNPAEILPDAMTGIQNIYKAMYKSGAPATVLELVHLRASQINGCSACIFGGIHSAKKNGETDERLHQVVAWRESDLFTDAERAALAMAEAATRLADRPDAVTDEIWAEAAKHFEESQLAAIVLMISLTNLFNRLNTTVRAPAGATWA
- a CDS encoding class F sortase, producing the protein MALLVAATLALAGCSTEPGTGPTQAGRTWADDLSGEPTAPTTVLTPTPKALTGSRSTGTPQRTTTGTTPVRRPASPTNPSQPLPPGLGHRWPTPMRPSTPIRVVIPAIGVDSGLIRLGLKSNGGLQVPPDGFPAGWFTGGPTPGEKGPAVVLGHVHWAGRPGVFARLRGLQPGDKITMTRQDRSAAVFRVVTVRQYPKSTFPSAAVYGDLDHAGLRLITCGGLDRISGKYEANLVVFADLIG
- a CDS encoding LacI family DNA-binding transcriptional regulator — its product is MRATVKDVAKLAGVSPKTVSNVINGVVFVRPETRARVERAVSELDYVPNMSARGLRNGRSGMIGLALPDLLRPYSAEITHLVVELAHERGWGVQIQQTAAEPEREFELLSKARAHLVDGLILNPINLGDSAVMTAGPLPPVVLIGDVDQDVVSQVAIDNVGAARDMVQHLLDQGCRRIAAVGTPESPSGSSGAGTLGGSATIAGTAAARLRTTGYHQALADAGIEPDPELEVALDRWSPDGANLVVSRFLAGHEPPDAFFCFTDSIAIGTLSALWAAGVAVPDKCLVAGFDNILESQYAVPPLTTIDFDRRAFVHSALELLAERMADKDAVPRRVLIPHRVVARASTTR
- a CDS encoding NAD(P)-dependent oxidoreductase; this translates as MRIVVFGAAGSTGRELVEQALAAGHEVVAAVRHPEKVRPRAGLTVVQADVADRAAVRAAVAGSDAVFSVVGGKPSRQPVSLYSTAAGSIVDAMHEYGVKRLLVVSSVILEPGWRPSNAFFFNHVLDPLVNRIVVRTTHDDMRRMEELVRASGLDWTIARPSGLFSNQAVTRYEVAEDQADGLFTAREDLAAAMLAQLSEDTYVRRTMAVITTAVKPNVAKLIWQEAIMSK
- a CDS encoding sugar phosphate isomerase/epimerase family protein: MTRYLWSVFTKPWAGLPGNELGRLVAGLGFTGAEIPVRDTAYVTPASAEAELPKFVGQLRAEGVEPISIASELSESVFSACAEAGVPLIRIMAPLGDDGYAASVRRTRERLEEVAGFAEQYGVQVGVQQHHGRFVASSLGVLQLLNGLPRERFRVIWDAAHDILAGDDPAVTLPLVADRLAMVNLKNVIYTRTDATGDIGGAWKPWFVQATDGLANWSAVFRQLAAQNYTGPICLTGQYSDLSVSVEDRLEQDLRAARSSC
- a CDS encoding hydroxyacid dehydrogenase gives rise to the protein MPKLAVVMTPDRVADVCGPDARQLLDDRFEVSWAGADLSPAAVEKLVVGCDVVLTSWGTPQLEKAWWSGGAGPKVVAHAAGSVKKLIDPAILEQGVAVFSAGPRIAWSVGEYCLASMLTLVRRLSRFDQAVRQGGWKQSTFRGGELAGQSVGILGASSTARALITLLKPFGCDVLVYDPYLSDERAKQLGVRIASLEEALRCRFVSIHVPDVPETRGLVTRKLIEQLPDQAIVVNSSRGPAIDQEALLEQCLDGRLFAALDVYDPEPPEFGPEVLAASNLLLTPHIAGDTTEGHLALAGYVLADVVKWLDDGIRGPSFVDPAVWSIAA